The segment CTCCGGCCCGGCGACGGCCCCTCCGGGAGGGCGCGGAGGCCCGTGCGGCGGGGAAATGGCAGGCTATGCGTGTTGTGTCACTTTTTGCCCGAGTAGGCTGGCGGAATGGAGCATGCGGGAGGGGAGGCGGCCCGGCCCGCCGATGAGCCACCGGCGTCCCGCGACGGTGGCAGTGGCGGCGGCCTCGGTGGCGCTGGCGGGGGCCTCGGCGCCGACGGTGGTGCGATCGACGACGGCGGCATCCGCGGCGGTACGGCCGGCGAGCTGTGGCGGGCCGTCCGGCACGACCCGGTGCGGCTGCCCGAGCACCTGGCCGTGCTCGCCGTGCACCAGGAGTCGGGCCCGGCCGCGAAGGCCGTCGGCAGGCTCTCCGGCACGGTCGCCGAGCAGCGCACCGCCGTCGTCACCCACGGCATCCGGCTGACCCTGGTCGAGGGCTGTGTGGTCGGCGGGCCGCTCATCCTCCTCGTCCCCGTGGCGTTCTGCGCCGGGATGCTCGCCCAGGCCCGGATGGTCCTCGCGCTCGCCGCCCTCGCCGGAGCGGACGGCGACCAGGACGACCGGGCCGCCGAACTCCTCGTCCTGCAAGGCGTCTACCCCACCGTCCAGGACGCCCGCGCCGCCCTGGCCGCCACCGCTGCCGAGGACGCCGTGGCCGCCGAAGCCGCGGGAGTCGCGGAAGCCGCCGCGGTCGCCGAGGCCGCAGGCCCGGCCGGGCCACCGCCCAAGGCGTCTCGGGTCGCCCGGTTCGACATGGTGCGACGGATGATCTACCTGCTCGGCCTGGTCGCCATCGGCGAGGACCACCGGAGCCGGTTCCGCCGGATCCTCGACTGGACCGGCACCGCCCTCCTGGTGGCCTTCGGGCTCGCCTTCCCCGTGGTGTGGATCCCCGTCATGGGCCGGGCCAACGTGCGCGGCACCACCGCGCTCGCCCAGCGCGCCACCGCCTTCTACTGGCCGGAGGAAGCCGACCGGACCGGTGCGGGCCGGCCGCCCCAGGAGGTGTACGCCCGCACGGCCACCATCGCCGTCCTCGGCCAGACCCTGCTCGCCCTGCTGCTCCCGGTCGCCGCCTTCCTGTTCGTGCTCTTCCTCGGCCTCGACCTGGTCGGCGGACGCCTGGCCACCGCCGCGCTGGTCGCCCTCGCCGCAGGCGCGGCCTACGCCGCCGACCGGGCCCGCCGGGCCCGCGGGTCGCGCGGACCCCGGGAGCGGCGGGAGCCGCAGGAGGCGCGAGGGCCGGAGGGGCGGTCGAAGGGCGGGTCGGCGGGTGGCGCGTCCGGCCGATGATTTGCCAGGGCGGCTGACAAATCGGTGGCGCCGACTCCGGCCCCGGCGCTGTCGGCTCGCAGCCCTCGGCCCGCAGTCCGGGGCGGCGCTGGTAAAAGCGATACCGGAGCCGGGCCGCGCCGTGGAAGGCTGTCCGCATGCGAGACGCACTGATCGACCAGGCCAGAAGGCTCACCGCCGAGCGCTACCCGGAGGCGTGGTCCGTGGTGCTGGCCGGATCCGTCGCGGCCGGACGCGAACGGGCGGGCAGCGACCTCGACCTGGCCGTCCTGCTGCCGGACGGGCACCCCACCCACCGCGAGACGCTGCGCCACGAGGGCCGGCTGGTCGAGGTGTTCGCGCACACCCTGGCCGGACTCGCCGAACTGCGGGCCTTCGACGCGGCCTCCCGCCGCGTGGTGATCCAGCAGATGTACGCGACCGGGCTGGTCCTGCTCGACCGCGACGGCCACGCCGCCCGGCTCGCCGCCGACTGCCGGGCCGAACTGCTGGCCGGCCCGGCCCCGTTGGGGGACGAGCGCCGTGACGCCCTGCGCTACGCGCTGACCGACCTGCTGGAGGATCTAGGCGACACCCCCGACCGGCTGGAGGCGCTGGCGATCGGCACCGAGACCGTCCGGTCCGCCGCCGATCTGCTGTGCGACCACCACCTGGCCTGGATCGGCACCGGCAAGTGGTTCCCGCGCCGCCTGCTCGCCGCCGCCCCCGACCTCGGCGCCCGCCTCCTGGACGCCCACCGCGCCCTGTCCGAGACCGGCGACCCCGCCGCCCTGCTGGCCGCCGCCGCCGAGGTGCTCGACCTGGCGGGCGGCCCGCTCTCGGCCGGCTACCGCCGCGACTGGCCCACCGCCGCCCGCCCGGCAGCCCCCGCCCCCGCCCCCGCCGGCAAGGCGTAGCAGCCCGGCACCGCCCGCGCGCCGTCCGGCACCGTTCGGAACCGGGTGATCGGCGGCCGCGTCCCGGCTACTGGGTACCCGAGCGCGGCCAACCGGCCGGGTACGACACGAAAGCGCGCCCCGGCGCGGCAGGGCAGGCAGGACGGGCAGGTGGGGCCGACGATGGCCGAGACGGTGGACGGTGCCGGGACCGGCACCCCGGAGCACGGCTCGGCGGGGCACGGCCCGAACGGGGCGGCCCGGCCGCCGCAGCGGATCGCGATCGCGGGCGTGGTGCCGTGGGGCGTGGCGGCGGGTGCGCTCGCCTGGGGTCTCGCGGGCGCCTGGCGCGCCGCGCACACGGACGACTACCCGTGGAACGCCTGGACCCCGATCGGCTACGGCGCCGCGAAGGGCGTGCTCTTCGGCGCCCTGGCCGGCTGGTGCGCGGCCCTGGCCCTCCGCCTGACCGCCGCCCCGAAGCGTCGGCCTGCCGCCCCGGAGCGCCGCCCCGTCGCCCCGATGGCCGTCGGCGCGCTGCTCGGCGGCCTCGCCCCGGGCAGCATCCGCGACTTCCTCGGGACGCCCCAGCCCAGGACCCTGTACTACTACGACCAGCCCCGCCCCGACGCCGAGTGGTACGGGACGCCGCTGCTCGCCGAGTGGCTGACCTACACCGTGCTGCCCGCGCTGGTCTGCGTGCTGCTGCTCACCGCCGGCGCCCGGTTCTCGGCCCGGCGCGCCCGGCCGAAGTCCCTGAACTGGCCGCTGCTGGCCCTCACCGGCGCGGGCCTGCTCCTGCTGCCGGTGGTGGTGTCCGGCGGTGCGCCCGCCCCGCAGGGCAACGGCGGGCACGTCAACGAGTCGGCGGGGGCCGTGTTCGTCGTCTGGGGCGTCGCGTTCGGCGTGCTGACCGCCGCCCTGGTCTCGTGGGCGCGCCGGGGCCGCCCGGCGCCACACCCGGCGGACGACGGCCCGCGACCCGCTTGGCCGGTGTGACCCGCCCGATTCGGGGCGCCGTGACGCCGTGACGCCGGGGTACCGGAACGCCGGAGTACCGGGGCCCCGGCCGCCGAGGTGGCGCGCGGGTTCAGGACGGCCGGTGCCGGACCCGGGCCACCAGCAGCGCGATGTCGTCCTCGGCGTCCTGCGGGGCGATCGCGGCGAGGGTGCCGTCCAGCAGTGAGTCGAGCGGTCCGTCGGCGGGCAGCCGGAGGCCGGAGAGGCGGGCCAGCGAGACGTCGATGTCCTCGCCGCGCCGCTCCACTAGGCCCAATACCGGTGATTTAGGTTGATTTCCGGCGGGTTGGGCTGGTCTTGGTCGGCCCGACAAGCCGGACGGTGGGGGCCGCGGGTGGGGGTGGGCTGTAGTGCTCGGCTCGTTTGAGTGCCCAGTTCGACATCTTGCGTTTGACGACGCGGGGATTGGAACGTGACCGCCTTGCGGGCAGCAGCCGTTCGGTGATCTCACGCAGGCTCTGAGTGAGTGCCCGGGCCAGTCGGGAGGGGGGAAAGGGCCGCCTGCCCGGTGACGTGGCGGCGGACGACTCGAAGGGTGCGGGCGAAGGAGATCCGGTCGGGATCGTGCCCGCCTCGCATGGCGGCCTGGTGCATCAGGTCGCGCAGGGCGTGGTGGACGAGCAGGAACGCGAAGATCTCCTGCTCGACTCCGCGCGGGTGCTGGGAACGCAGCACGAGCCCGGGTGCGCCCTGGTGGTTCTTGAGCTCGTCGAGGGTGTTCTCGATCTCCCACCTCTGGGCGTAGAGGGCGGCGAGCTCGCCCGCCGGGGCGTCGGCCGGGTCAAGGATGCTGGTGATCAGCCGGTAGACGGTGCCGTCGCCACCGCGCGAGCCGATCGTGTACTCGATGACCCGCACCCGCTCCGGGTCCTCCCGCCGGTTCCTGTCGCGGGCGGCGACGATCTCGGACAGGTAGGAGCCGTCGTGGAGCGGGGCAATGACCGGCAGCACGGCGACGCTCCTGACCCGCCACAGCAGGTCGGCCCCGCCGGCCCGGGCGGACCGCCACAGGTCCAGGCCGCAAAAGCCCCGGTCGGCGAGCACGAGCATGTCCTCGGCCAGGGCGGGGAACAGCCGCTCGGCCAGGGCGGTCTCGTGGACGGACAGCGAGGCGACTTCCGCTGCGAAGATCGCGTGGGTGCCGCATTCGGCCAGCGCCGCGACTCTCGCTTGCGGATAGGCGCTTCGGCCCTGCCCTCGGCTGGTGCCGGGCCGTCCGAAGAACTCGGCGTTCGCCGCCGTGTCCGGCAGATCGAACGTCGTGCCGTCCACCGCGACCAGCCGCCACCGCCGGTACCAGGCGCCCTGCGTATGCTCGGCCGCCACCGGCCGGCAGACCCGGGCGAACAGGGCCCGTAGCGGCTCCGGGCCCAGCCGCAGGCGGGCCCGTCCGATCGCCGCCGTCGTCGGCACCCGCCAACCGTTCGCCCAGCGGCTCTCCCGCTCCAGCCCCTGGACGAGAAGCCGGGCCACCTCCTCGTATCCCTGGCCGAAGAAGAGGCACATCGCCAGGACGAAGTAGACCACCACCCGAGCGGGCAGCAGTCGACTCCGCTGCTCGGTCCGACCGCACGCGGCAACGACCTCGTCGATCAACTCCGGCGGATAGGCGCGCGTCAGCACCCCCAACGCGATCCGATCCGAGAACCGGTCACCCACCGACGACTTCAGCTGTCCAGGCCTTGGCATACCCAGCCCAACGACCCAACTGGACCAAAGTCACCGGTATTGCCACTAGGCCGTCGGTGTACAGCAGCAGGGCGTGGTCGGCGCGCAGTTCCAGGGTGGTCTGCTCGTAGCCGCCGACGCCGGTGCCCAGCGGCGGGCCGGTCGGCACTTCGACCAGTTCGGTGGCGTGCGTGGTGAGCAGCGCGGGCGGCAGGTGGCCGGCGCTGGCGAGCGTCCAGCGGGCGCGGGCCGGGTCGGCGAGGGCCAGTACGCAGGTCGCCGGACGGGCGTTCTCCTGCTCGGCGATCAGCGTGTCGAGCTGGCGCAGGATCCGGTGCGGCGGCAGGTCCATCGCGGCGACGTAGCGCAGCGTCGAACGGTAGTTGCTCATGTCGACGGCGGCCTCGACCCCGTGCCCCATCACGTCGCCCATCGCCAGCAGCGTCCGTCCGAACGGCAGCCGCACCGTCTCGTACCAGTCGCCGCCGACCACGGAGGTGATCCCGGACGGCAGGTAGCGGGAGTCGAGTTCGAGGTTGGGGTGCGGGCTGCCGGGTTCGGCGAGCAGGGCCCGCTGGAGTTCCAGGGCGGTGTTCTGCGAGCGGGCGTAGCGCCGGGCGTGGTCGAGGGTGAGCGCGGCGCGCCCGGCGACCGCGGCGAGCAGTTCGGCGTCCTCGTCGGTGAACCCGAGCGAACTGCCGTGCGCCCGGGCCAGGGTGAGCACCCCGATCGGTCGGCCGCGGGCGATCAGCGGTATCGCGAGCAGGCAGTCGACCCCGGCGTCCAGGCAGGTGGCCAGCGCGTCCTCGTCCGGTGCCAGCGCCGTCAACTCCTCGGCGGACAACAGGTTCGCCGACACCGGCCGGCCCTCGGCGAGCGCCCGCGCGGTGACCGACCCCGGACGGTGCCGCACCGCCCCGCCGAACGAGCCGGGCGGGCCGGACGGGGCGGCCGGGCCGGACGTCGGGCAGTCGGCCAGCCCCTTCTCGCAGGCGGTGGCGGCCCGGCGCAGCCGCAGGCGGGGCCGGGCCGGGTCGGCCGTCGGGGCGGGGGACGGGTCCGGGCGTGTCGCGCTCCCGCCGGCGGCCGCGCCACCGATGGCGTCGGGCGTGTCGAGCGGCAGGACGTCGACGAGGGCGAGGGCGGCGGAGTCGGGGACGGCGAACGCGGCGAGTTCCGCGCAGGTGGTGTCCGGGTCGAGGGTGGTGCCGATCCGCTCCGACCCGGCCTCCAGCAGCGCCAAGCGGGCCCGGACGCGCTCCAGTTCGGCCCGGTGCGGGTCGGCGCCGCCCGGCAGGGCGACCAGCACCCCGGTCGGCGCGCCGCCGACCTCCAGCCGGCGGAAGTCGGCGGGCCGACCGGCGAACACCCCGGACCGCGGCCGCCCGTCCGCCAGGACCCGCCACACCGCCCGGTCCGGCCCCTCGACCTGCCGCCCCAGTACGGACGCCGGCGACACGCCCGTGACCTGCTGGAACGGCGGGTTCAGGTAGCGCCAGCACAACTGCTCGTCGAGCACCGCCCACGCGACGGGCAACTGGTCGAGCAGGGCGTCCGCCAGCGCGTCGCGGTCCACCCGCAGCGCCGCGGAGGCAGCCGCGAGCAGCGAATCCGTCGAGCCGCCGCCCGGCGATTCGGGCCGCACCCCTGACTCCTCCCTCACCACGTCCCCCGTGGGGCCGTCGGCGGACCCGGCACACCGCCGGACCGCACAGCTCGGTGTCCCACCCGCCCGGGTGATCCGCACCCGGGGACCGCACACCCTACTCGGCGCACCGGCCCCGGCTGAACCCGACACGGGGGAACGACGGACGCGGCGGGTCTGTTGGCCGATCCTTGTCCTCGTGTTCCAGTAAACCCGCGCGGTACGCCACCCGCGCGGTACGCCACCCGCGCGGCACGGCCGCCAGCGCGGCACGGCCGCCCGGGCTGCCCCGGTCGGGGACCGCCAGCGCGGCACAGGTCGGGGGCGGCCGACCGGGCAGGGAGAATGGAGCGACCACCACCTGCCGCAGGAGACCCCGTACCGTGACCGACCAGCAGCACTCCGCCCCGACCGGCCGTCGACTCGACCTGCTCGCCGACTGCTCCGCCTGCTTCGGGCTGTGCTGTGTCGCCCTGCCCTTCGCCAAGTCCGCCGACTTCGCGGCGAACAAGAACGCGGGCACGCCCTGCCGCAACCTCCAGACCGACTACCGCTGCGGGATCCACCCCGCCCTGCGCGAGCGCGGCTACCAGGGCTGCACGGTCTTCGACTGCTTCGGGGCCGGCCAGAAGATCTCCCGGCACACCTTCGACGGGCGGAGCTGGCGCGAAGACCCGGACCGCGCCCGGCAGATGTTCGAGGCGTTCCCGGTGATGCGCCAACTGCACGAACTGCTCTGGTACTTGGCCGAGGCGCTGGAACTGCCGAAGGCCAAGCCGGTGCACGCCGAGCTGCGCCGGGCGTTCGACCGGATCGAGGAGCTGACCCTGCGGGACGCCGCCGGGCTGATCGCCGCCGACGTGCCCGCGATCCGGGCCGAGACCAGTGAACTCCTGCTCCAGGCCAGCGAACTGACCCGCAACGCGCTGCCCGGCAAGAAGCGCAACCACCGCGGCGCCGACCTGATCGGCGCCCGCCTGCGCGGAGCCGACCTGCGCGGGGCCAACCTGCGGGGCGCCTACCTGATCGCGGCCGACCTCTCCGGCGCCGACCTGCGCGACGCCGACCTGATCGGCGCGGACCTGCGCGACGCCGACCTGCGGGGTGCCGACCTGACCGGTGCGCTGTACCTCACCCAGGCCCAACTCAACGCCGCCAAGGGCGACTCGGCGACCCGCCTGGGCGCCGGCCTAGCCCGCCCCGCGCACTGGTGAACGCGCCTGCCGGGCCGATCGCCGGGCCGACGGGTGAACACGCCCGTCGGGCCGATCGCCGGGCGCGGAGGGGGGCGCGCGGGGGCGCGCGCAGACCCGTGAAACGGGATTAATTGCCTGCGGCCGGGGCGGAACCGGGCGTATGGTCATGAACTCCCCGACGCGAGAGGAGGATCATCCGCGATGGGAATGTTCAAGGACGCACCCCCGAGCGAACATCCGGACTTCACCCAACTGCGGTTCATGGCCGCAGGTACGCCCTCGTGGTGGAAACGCAACCGTCACAAGGCACTTGGCGCGGTCGGCCTGCTGGCCGGCTTCTGGCTGGCCAGCCACTACAACACCGCGGCCCCCGCCGCTTCCTGCACCCCGACGGCGGGAACGGCCACCCCCAGCCCCCAGGGCGCGGCCGCCGGCCGCTGACCCCCGCGCCGCGCCCCGTCCGACCGCGCCGAACACCTCCGGGGCCGGCCCGCCCGTGATGCGGGCGAGCGGGCCCCGAGGGCCAGGAACGGCGCTCGCCCGGTGGTCGAACTACCGTCCGTCGGAGGTCACTTGCCGCCGCTGTGCAGCGCGGTGAGCGTCGCGTCCAGCGCCGCACCGGAGTTGCGCGGGCGGTTGTACGGGAGCTTGCCCAGCAGCGAGCCCATCGCGCAGGTGTTGCTGACCGCCGAGAACAGCAGGCCGCCGCCGACGGCGGCCGACACCCAGCGCACGCCCGGGACGGCCACGTCGACGACGATGCCGGCGAGCACCAGCGAACCGGCCACCAGTCGGACCTGCCGGTCCATCGCCCAGCGGACCTTCTGGCCGGGCACCCGGTTCAGCGCTCCGCCGTTGGCGCTCCAGGCGGACGTCCCGCCGTCGACGAGCAGCGCCGATATGCCGGCCGCCGACAGCTGCTCGCAGGCGTTCGACGCCCGGGCGCCGGACGCGCAGACGATCGCCAGTTCGCCGCGTTCGGCGGCCGCCCGCAGCGCGGGCAGGGCCTGCGCCAGCTGGTCGAGCGGCACGTTGTGGGCGCCGGGGATGTGGCCGCCCGCGAACTCGCCGGGGGAGCGGACGTCGATCACGGTCAGCTGATGCAGGCGGGGCTGGAGCTGGTCGACGCTGAGGGGAGTGGTCATGGAGCGGGTCGAACCCTTCGGGAGGAGACGGACCCGGCGCGTGTGGACGGGCCGGGCGGGGAGGTGGGGGGAATGTCCAAGGATGCCCGAGTGGTGCCGGAAACCGGAGGGCCGGGAACCGGGCCGTGACCGGCGCCACCACGGACGGGGGCGGGAGGCGGCTCGGGGCCGGGGGCGCGCGGGCGTCAGAGCACGGCGTCCACCAGCATCAGCGCGGCGACGGCGAGCAGGGCGCCGGCGAACAGGCGCTGCAGCGTGCGGCCGGACAGCTTCGACG is part of the Kitasatospora setae KM-6054 genome and harbors:
- a CDS encoding IS4 family transposase encodes the protein MPRPGQLKSSVGDRFSDRIALGVLTRAYPPELIDEVVAACGRTEQRSRLLPARVVVYFVLAMCLFFGQGYEEVARLLVQGLERESRWANGWRVPTTAAIGRARLRLGPEPLRALFARVCRPVAAEHTQGAWYRRWRLVAVDGTTFDLPDTAANAEFFGRPGTSRGQGRSAYPQARVAALAECGTHAIFAAEVASLSVHETALAERLFPALAEDMLVLADRGFCGLDLWRSARAGGADLLWRVRSVAVLPVIAPLHDGSYLSEIVAARDRNRREDPERVRVIEYTIGSRGGDGTVYRLITSILDPADAPAGELAALYAQRWEIENTLDELKNHQGAPGLVLRSQHPRGVEQEIFAFLLVHHALRDLMHQAAMRGGHDPDRISFARTLRVVRRHVTGQAALSPLPTGPGTHSEPA
- a CDS encoding nucleotidyltransferase domain-containing protein, which codes for MRDALIDQARRLTAERYPEAWSVVLAGSVAAGRERAGSDLDLAVLLPDGHPTHRETLRHEGRLVEVFAHTLAGLAELRAFDAASRRVVIQQMYATGLVLLDRDGHAARLAADCRAELLAGPAPLGDERRDALRYALTDLLEDLGDTPDRLEALAIGTETVRSAADLLCDHHLAWIGTGKWFPRRLLAAAPDLGARLLDAHRALSETGDPAALLAAAAEVLDLAGGPLSAGYRRDWPTAARPAAPAPAPAGKA
- a CDS encoding pentapeptide repeat-containing protein, with the protein product MTDQQHSAPTGRRLDLLADCSACFGLCCVALPFAKSADFAANKNAGTPCRNLQTDYRCGIHPALRERGYQGCTVFDCFGAGQKISRHTFDGRSWREDPDRARQMFEAFPVMRQLHELLWYLAEALELPKAKPVHAELRRAFDRIEELTLRDAAGLIAADVPAIRAETSELLLQASELTRNALPGKKRNHRGADLIGARLRGADLRGANLRGAYLIAADLSGADLRDADLIGADLRDADLRGADLTGALYLTQAQLNAAKGDSATRLGAGLARPAHW
- a CDS encoding rhodanese-like domain-containing protein, coding for MTTPLSVDQLQPRLHQLTVIDVRSPGEFAGGHIPGAHNVPLDQLAQALPALRAAAERGELAIVCASGARASNACEQLSAAGISALLVDGGTSAWSANGGALNRVPGQKVRWAMDRQVRLVAGSLVLAGIVVDVAVPGVRWVSAAVGGGLLFSAVSNTCAMGSLLGKLPYNRPRNSGAALDATLTALHSGGK
- a CDS encoding PP2C family serine/threonine-protein phosphatase; this translates as MGLVERRGEDIDVSLARLSGLRLPADGPLDSLLDGTLAAIAPQDAEDDIALLVARVRHRPS
- a CDS encoding PP2C family protein-serine/threonine phosphatase; protein product: MRPESPGGGSTDSLLAAASAALRVDRDALADALLDQLPVAWAVLDEQLCWRYLNPPFQQVTGVSPASVLGRQVEGPDRAVWRVLADGRPRSGVFAGRPADFRRLEVGGAPTGVLVALPGGADPHRAELERVRARLALLEAGSERIGTTLDPDTTCAELAAFAVPDSAALALVDVLPLDTPDAIGGAAAGGSATRPDPSPAPTADPARPRLRLRRAATACEKGLADCPTSGPAAPSGPPGSFGGAVRHRPGSVTARALAEGRPVSANLLSAEELTALAPDEDALATCLDAGVDCLLAIPLIARGRPIGVLTLARAHGSSLGFTDEDAELLAAVAGRAALTLDHARRYARSQNTALELQRALLAEPGSPHPNLELDSRYLPSGITSVVGGDWYETVRLPFGRTLLAMGDVMGHGVEAAVDMSNYRSTLRYVAAMDLPPHRILRQLDTLIAEQENARPATCVLALADPARARWTLASAGHLPPALLTTHATELVEVPTGPPLGTGVGGYEQTTLELRADHALLLYTDGLVAIPVTLVQLGRWAGYAKAWTAEVVGG